The nucleotide sequence CAGCCAAGCGGTGTACTATTCCTTGGCGCTTCCGAATCTATCAGTGCCGCCAGTGATTTTTATGCCATGGTTAAATGCCATCCGGGGTTATATTATCAAAAGAAATAATGCCTTTAAGTTTATGATTTAAAGGTGTTTGTTTCTCTAATTTCTTGCCAGTTCCGTATCTTACCTCTCGCTCATTCTTTGAACTGGCATTTACCTTGCTAGTAAATCTTCGTTAATAGCTAATTTTGTTGTATGCGGTATACAACAGCATTTTGCAGTTAGGAGTTTTATCATGGCAATTAATCTCGACAAGCTCGTTGGGTTCCATCAATCAGCCCTGTCTATTCGTACGGATAGAATGGAAGTGATTGCTGGCAACTTAGCGAATGCGAATACGCCGGGTTACAAAGCCAAAGACATTGATTTTAATAAAGCAATGGAATCCGCCATGCAACGGTCGGAAGGCACACGTACCTTAGGCGGCAATAGCCTGCTTAAAACTCATGAAAATCACTTAGGTGGAAGCAGCACCTCTGTTGCATCAAATTTTGAAATGCAATACCGCGTACCTACGCAGCCTGATACCGGCGATGGAAATACAGTAGAAGTGCAAGCCGAAAGAAATCGCTTTCTTGACAACGGCCTTCGCTACCAAGCTAGCCTTGAGTTTCTCAACGGTAAAATCAAAGGCATGAAAAAAGCCCTTAGTTCTGGAGGCCAGTAGCCATGAGCTTATTTAATGTAATGTCAATTTCTAGCACAGGAATGGAAGCTGAAAATGTTCGCCTTAATACCACGGCAAGTAACATCGCCAACGCG is from Alteromonas australica and encodes:
- the flgB gene encoding flagellar basal body rod protein FlgB; this encodes MAINLDKLVGFHQSALSIRTDRMEVIAGNLANANTPGYKAKDIDFNKAMESAMQRSEGTRTLGGNSLLKTHENHLGGSSTSVASNFEMQYRVPTQPDTGDGNTVEVQAERNRFLDNGLRYQASLEFLNGKIKGMKKALSSGGQ